The following proteins are co-located in the Larus michahellis chromosome 9, bLarMic1.1, whole genome shotgun sequence genome:
- the LOC141748399 gene encoding thymosin beta-15A homolog, with the protein MCDKPDLSEVEKFDKKKLKKTNTEEKNTLPSKETIEQEKECVKSS; encoded by the exons ATGTGCGACAAGCCAGACCTCTCGGAGGTGGAGAAATTCGacaagaagaagctgaagaaaaccaACACGGAGGAGAAGAACACGCTGCCCTCCAAGGAGA CTATCGAGCAGGAGAAGGAATGTGTGAAGTCTTCCTAG